Proteins from one Bos indicus x Bos taurus breed Angus x Brahman F1 hybrid chromosome 19, Bos_hybrid_MaternalHap_v2.0, whole genome shotgun sequence genomic window:
- the TEFM gene encoding transcription elongation factor, mitochondrial, giving the protein MTIPSLLLAGGRWRCFPLPLASSLFQALHNSCCRKESTAPKKIIPHIDFSDETAKESGKTLDKLFSSEQQASILHVLNTASNKELEAFKLLRGKKSFNIVEHRKKFGPFQNLESLMNVPLFQYKITIQVCNSILNPETGGKKKKLQESRLLRKLIKPEIGRERVKAVNSIVSIVSGTRRIAWAHLDRKLAVLDWQQTEYCQLMKGSYLSSVYLEEISSIISKMPKADFYVLEKAGPSFQNPSLFPVLLHFHMTEAMLYALLNTTFAQDGHHQVLSMNRNAVGKHFELMIGDTRTSGKEVVKQLLSESVLKDEPRVFFPPEKIVRYRQMFSSTEHNRVEELYDSLLQAIAFYELAVFNTES; this is encoded by the exons ATGACCATCCCTAGTCTCCTCTTGGCTGGAG ggAGATGGAGATGTTTTCCACTTCCCTTAGCGTCATCCTTATTCCAGGCCCTACATAATTCCTGCTGTCGGAAAGAATCCACTGCACCAAAGAAAATCATTCCCCATATTGATTTTTCTGATGAGACTGCAAAGGAGTCTGGAAAGACACTTGACAAGCTCTTTTCTTCAGAACAGCAGGCTTCCATCTTGCATGTGTTGAATACAGCATCTAATAAAGAACTTGAAGCTTTCAAATTGCTTCGTGGAAAAAAGTCCTTCAATATTGTAGAACACAGAAAAAAGTTTGGACCATTTCAGAATTTGGAGAGTTTAATGAATGTGCCCTTGTTCCAGTATAAAATCACCATTCAAGTTTGTAACTCCATTCTTAATCCAGagactggagggaaaaaaaagaagttacaggAAAGTCGGCTCTTGAGAAAGCTCATCAAACCAGAAATAGGAAGAGAGAGAGTTAAG GCAGTTAATAGTATTGTATCCATTGTTTCTGGTACTCGAAGAATTGCCTGGGCTCACCTCGATCGTAAATTGGCAGTGCTGGATTGGCAGCAAACCGAATATTGCCAATTGATGAAAGGATCATACCTATCATCTGTCTATTTAGAAGAG ATTTCTTCAATCATTTCAAAGATGCCTAAAGCTGACTTCTATGTTCTGGAAAAAGCAGGACCTTCATTTCAGAACCCGTCTCTGTTTCCTGTGCTGTTACATTTTCATATGACAGAAGCCATGCTGTACGCCTTACTGAATACAACGTTTGCCCAGGATGGTCATCATCAGGTGCTGAGCATGAATCGAAATGCAGTGGGGAAGCATTTTGAGCTGATGATTGGGGACACACGGACTAGTGGAAAAGAGGTGGTGAAGCAGCTCCTCTCAGAGTCTGTACTGAAAGATGAGCCTCGGGTATTCTTCCCACCAGAGAAGATAGTCCGCTACAGACAGATGTTTTCATCTACTGAACACAACAGAGTGGAGGAGTTATATGATTCATTATTACAAGCTATTGCCTTCTATGAACTGGCTGTTTTTAATACTGAATCTTAA